The Aureispira anguillae genome contains a region encoding:
- a CDS encoding YiaA/YiaB family inner membrane protein encodes MSTKYQNSNTQAFATLAWISFGVSFIGMIIGLIYLQMDIYQKAFIGMTYLFSLSSCFVLAKVVRDKQEGEDYVKKIEHAKTEQMISKYISSDEK; translated from the coding sequence ATGTCAACCAAATATCAAAATTCAAATACCCAGGCTTTTGCCACCTTAGCATGGATTTCTTTTGGAGTTTCTTTTATAGGAATGATTATCGGACTGATTTACCTCCAAATGGACATCTACCAAAAAGCATTTATAGGCATGACCTATCTATTTAGTTTATCTTCTTGTTTTGTTTTAGCCAAAGTAGTTCGAGACAAACAAGAAGGGGAAGATTATGTCAAAAAAATTGAACATGCTAAAACAGAGCAAATGATTAGCAAGTATATCAGTTCAGATGAAAAATAA
- a CDS encoding fatty acid desaturase family protein: MSSTSLLRYKADYRTLVFVAAYYIIAYGGFITYMLNPELRTWTVMAPWVIVTAFSSFACAVIVHNTIHAPIFHKKSHNKWFQFVLSLAYGYSVSAYVPGHNFSHHKEVQSDKDNMRTSKARFKWHFLNQLLFFFIVTPDLLKAEKKFVAKMKKDKRDWYNQWLAEMILVNVVRIGLLFVNFPAALLFIWGPHIYAAWGIVGTNVWQHDGCDIEDKYNHSRTFTGGLLNFFLFNNGYHGAHHDRPSMHWSLLPAYHEKNIAPYIHPNLNQKNMITYLVKAYIYPGKRVNYDGSPYVLEPAVPDVDWVAELSVIDPAHKYDFGAEASSIDDILQTTEIKETSKVV; the protein is encoded by the coding sequence ATGAGCAGTACTTCTCTTTTACGTTACAAAGCCGATTATAGAACATTGGTATTTGTAGCAGCTTATTATATTATAGCCTATGGAGGATTTATTACCTATATGCTCAACCCTGAACTACGTACTTGGACAGTCATGGCACCTTGGGTAATTGTTACCGCATTTTCTTCCTTTGCCTGTGCCGTTATCGTCCACAACACCATACATGCTCCTATCTTCCACAAAAAATCACATAATAAATGGTTCCAATTTGTCCTAAGTTTAGCTTATGGATATTCTGTTAGTGCCTATGTACCTGGTCACAACTTCAGCCATCACAAAGAAGTGCAATCAGACAAGGACAATATGCGTACCTCCAAGGCACGTTTTAAGTGGCATTTTCTCAATCAACTTTTATTTTTCTTTATCGTAACTCCCGATTTGTTAAAAGCAGAGAAGAAGTTTGTTGCTAAAATGAAAAAAGATAAACGAGATTGGTACAACCAATGGCTCGCTGAAATGATTTTAGTTAATGTTGTTCGCATTGGGTTGTTATTTGTTAACTTTCCTGCGGCTTTGCTCTTTATTTGGGGACCACACATTTATGCTGCATGGGGAATTGTGGGTACTAATGTCTGGCAACATGATGGTTGTGATATAGAAGACAAATACAATCACTCTCGTACTTTTACGGGTGGACTTTTGAACTTCTTTTTGTTTAATAATGGGTATCATGGTGCTCATCATGATCGTCCATCAATGCACTGGAGTTTATTGCCTGCTTACCACGAAAAAAATATTGCTCCATATATCCATCCCAACCTTAACCAAAAAAATATGATTACTTATTTGGTAAAGGCTTATATTTACCCAGGAAAACGAGTAAATTATGATGGTAGCCCTTACGTTCTAGAACCTGCAGTTCCTGATGTTGATTGGGTAGCAGAATTGAGTGTTATAGATCCTGCCCATAAATACGACTTTGGGGCGGAGGCTAGTTCTATTGATGATATTCTACAAACAACAGAGATAAAAGAAACAAGCAAAGTTGTTTAA
- a CDS encoding fatty acid desaturase family protein, with protein MSTSLLRYKADSRTLAFVVSYYLLAYGGFFLFDYFYESSFWTILIPLCIATCVVCFSTAVIIHNTVHAPIFVKKSHNKIMQYVLSFCYGYSVSAFVPGHNFSHHKELETPKDVMRTSKARFKWHLLNQLFFFFLITSGALKFELKWAAKMKKEKPEWYRQWLLESILVNVLKIGVLFINLPAAILFIWIPHFYALWALMGVNLWQHDGCDPNHKYNHSRTFTGKIMNWFCFNNGYHGAHHDRPSLHWSLLPAYHDRYIEPYIHPNLSVDNMPKYFWKAYIYPGKRINYDGTPYVLAPKVADQDWTEDIFMGDRSHKFDFGAESASVEEMLQITEVVEKEVNEEFHSVV; from the coding sequence ATGAGTACATCCCTTTTACGCTATAAAGCCGATTCCCGAACATTAGCCTTTGTAGTTAGTTACTATCTCTTGGCTTATGGAGGGTTCTTTCTATTTGATTATTTTTATGAATCTTCTTTTTGGACCATTCTAATCCCACTTTGCATTGCAACCTGTGTGGTTTGTTTTTCTACTGCTGTTATTATTCACAATACAGTGCATGCCCCTATTTTTGTCAAGAAGTCGCACAACAAAATCATGCAATATGTACTGAGTTTTTGTTATGGGTATTCTGTAAGTGCTTTTGTTCCAGGGCATAATTTCAGCCATCACAAAGAATTAGAAACCCCAAAAGATGTCATGCGTACCTCCAAAGCACGGTTCAAATGGCATTTATTAAATCAATTATTTTTCTTCTTTTTAATTACCAGCGGAGCCTTAAAGTTTGAATTAAAATGGGCGGCAAAAATGAAAAAAGAAAAGCCAGAGTGGTATCGCCAGTGGCTACTCGAATCAATCCTAGTTAATGTACTCAAAATAGGAGTACTTTTTATTAACTTACCTGCTGCCATTCTATTCATTTGGATTCCTCATTTCTATGCACTTTGGGCATTGATGGGCGTTAATTTGTGGCAACATGATGGTTGTGACCCTAATCACAAATACAATCATTCTCGTACGTTCACAGGCAAAATAATGAACTGGTTCTGCTTTAACAATGGGTATCACGGAGCACATCATGATCGTCCAAGTTTACATTGGAGCTTGTTACCCGCCTACCACGATAGATATATAGAGCCTTATATTCACCCCAATTTGAGTGTGGACAATATGCCTAAATATTTCTGGAAAGCTTATATCTATCCTGGAAAACGAATTAACTACGATGGAACACCCTATGTATTGGCTCCCAAAGTAGCCGATCAAGATTGGACAGAAGATATTTTCATGGGCGACCGCTCTCATAAATTTGATTTTGGAGCAGAATCTGCTTCTGTTGAAGAAATGTTACAAATTACAGAAGTCGTCGAAAAAGAAGTAAACGAAGAATTTCATAGTGTTGTTTAA
- the recN gene encoding DNA repair protein RecN, with protein MIRTLTIQNYAIIEELVINFSNNLTIITGETGAGKSIMLGGLGLIMGKRADTKVLYQQDSKCIVEGVFDVSPYGLQDFFEANDLDYEEETCIRREITPSGKSRAFVNDTPVRLGVLKELSNKLIDLHQQFDTLDIHDPLFQVRVIDAIADNKKLLGKYQTEFRAYEESKRALARLIKQSQDANKETDFLTYQLNELTEAELKLGEMEALEMEQKRLNNAEDIQRILGGAAMHITENENSVCSQLTDLSNSAANLVEFHPKLPQILEQFDSLVLELEEIGNQFHVIAEDTEHDGDRLLEVNERLSILFNLANKYHVQNDEELIQLRSELEEKLGGFEDISEQMEALNTQIKQQEQKLLDLGKRLSQRRQKVTTKFQKSVQKLLAQLSMQYARLEVEIVSTQEFTPTGTDRLRFLFAANKGSRLEEIKGVASGGELSRLALCIKSLVASAIPLPTLIFDEIDAGVSGEVALQMGIILKQLSSEHQVISITHSPQIAAKANTHYFVRKKVTGNKTTTFVSELNQQERILEIAKMLSGNPPSDVAKENARELLGC; from the coding sequence ATGATTCGGACATTAACGATCCAAAATTATGCGATCATAGAGGAATTGGTGATTAATTTTTCCAATAATTTGACGATTATAACTGGTGAAACAGGAGCAGGTAAATCCATTATGCTAGGCGGCTTAGGGCTGATTATGGGCAAACGTGCAGACACCAAAGTACTCTATCAGCAAGATAGCAAATGTATTGTAGAAGGCGTTTTTGACGTATCTCCTTACGGTTTGCAAGATTTTTTTGAAGCCAATGATTTGGATTATGAAGAAGAGACCTGCATTCGCCGAGAAATTACCCCTTCTGGAAAGTCAAGAGCTTTTGTTAATGATACGCCTGTTCGTTTGGGCGTTTTAAAAGAGTTGAGCAATAAGCTCATTGATTTGCATCAACAATTTGACACCTTGGATATTCACGACCCACTGTTTCAGGTTCGAGTAATCGATGCCATTGCAGACAATAAAAAGTTGTTGGGCAAATACCAAACGGAATTTAGAGCTTATGAAGAAAGTAAGCGTGCTTTGGCTCGTTTGATTAAACAAAGCCAGGATGCCAATAAGGAAACCGATTTTTTGACGTATCAACTGAATGAACTCACAGAGGCAGAATTGAAGTTGGGCGAAATGGAAGCCCTCGAAATGGAACAAAAACGCCTTAACAATGCAGAAGATATTCAGCGTATTTTGGGCGGTGCGGCCATGCACATTACCGAAAATGAAAATTCCGTGTGTAGCCAATTAACCGATCTTTCCAATTCGGCGGCCAATTTGGTCGAATTTCACCCTAAATTGCCACAAATCTTGGAGCAGTTTGATTCTCTTGTGTTAGAATTGGAAGAAATTGGCAATCAGTTTCATGTCATTGCAGAAGATACAGAACACGATGGAGACCGTTTGCTAGAGGTTAATGAGCGTTTATCGATTTTGTTTAATTTAGCCAATAAATACCATGTTCAGAACGACGAAGAGTTGATTCAATTGAGAAGTGAATTGGAGGAAAAATTGGGAGGCTTTGAAGATATTTCAGAACAAATGGAAGCCTTAAATACTCAAATCAAACAGCAGGAGCAAAAACTATTGGACCTAGGAAAACGCTTGTCTCAGCGTCGCCAAAAAGTAACCACCAAATTCCAAAAATCGGTACAAAAATTATTGGCACAGCTCTCTATGCAGTATGCTCGTTTGGAGGTAGAAATTGTTTCAACCCAAGAATTTACGCCTACAGGAACCGATCGTTTGAGGTTTTTATTTGCAGCCAATAAAGGGAGCCGCCTAGAAGAAATTAAAGGGGTAGCTTCTGGTGGGGAGTTATCTCGTCTGGCACTTTGTATCAAATCATTGGTGGCGAGTGCCATTCCATTGCCAACCTTAATTTTTGATGAAATTGATGCTGGAGTATCGGGAGAGGTGGCCTTGCAAATGGGGATTATTTTGAAACAATTGTCTTCTGAGCATCAAGTGATTTCGATCACTCATTCTCCTCAGATTGCAGCAAAAGCCAATACCCATTATTTTGTTCGTAAAAAAGTAACTGGAAACAAAACCACTACGTTTGTTAGCGAATTGAACCAGCAGGAACGCATCTTAGAAATTGCTAAAATGTTGAGTGGTAATCCTCCTTCTGATGTGGCCAAGGAGAACGCTAGAGAGTTATTAGGTTGCTAA
- a CDS encoding ABC transporter ATP-binding protein: MSILQTHNLTKVYNKTLKAVDNLNLTIEKGNIYGILGPNGSGKTTTLGMVLGIIHPTNGHYTWFDQAPSAKARQRIGAILETPNFYPYMNAQKNLEIVAHIKKTDAKQIPELIDLVGLTGRVDSPFRAYSLGMKQRLAIAGALIGDPEVLIFDEPTNGLDPQGIVEVRNLLIEIGARGKTILLASHIIDEVEKVCNHVAILKYGDLIAAGSVADILSNEPIIEVGAEDLETLKRALSDINFVTDLRVDGSILELKMAAENSPTDLNKILFQKGVVLNHLKVRQKSLEAEFLERTS; encoded by the coding sequence ATGAGCATTTTACAAACGCATAATTTAACCAAAGTTTACAATAAAACACTTAAGGCAGTAGATAACCTTAATTTGACGATTGAAAAAGGTAATATTTATGGCATTTTAGGCCCCAATGGAAGTGGAAAAACAACTACATTGGGAATGGTGCTGGGAATTATTCATCCCACCAATGGTCACTACACTTGGTTTGATCAAGCCCCCTCTGCTAAGGCACGTCAACGAATAGGGGCTATCTTGGAAACGCCCAATTTTTACCCTTATATGAATGCTCAAAAGAACCTAGAAATTGTGGCTCACATCAAAAAAACGGATGCCAAACAAATTCCTGAATTGATTGATTTAGTGGGCTTAACGGGACGGGTAGATTCTCCTTTTCGAGCCTACTCTTTGGGAATGAAACAGCGATTAGCCATCGCTGGAGCGTTGATTGGAGATCCAGAAGTATTGATTTTTGATGAACCAACCAATGGTTTGGATCCACAGGGGATTGTTGAGGTGCGTAATCTATTGATTGAGATTGGTGCCCGTGGAAAAACGATTCTATTGGCAAGCCACATTATAGATGAGGTGGAAAAGGTTTGCAATCATGTTGCGATTTTAAAGTATGGTGACCTAATTGCGGCTGGGAGTGTGGCAGATATATTGAGTAATGAGCCAATTATCGAGGTTGGTGCAGAAGATTTAGAAACCCTTAAAAGGGCATTGTCTGACATAAATTTTGTTACCGATTTAAGGGTGGATGGTTCCATTTTGGAATTAAAAATGGCGGCAGAAAACTCTCCTACAGATTTAAATAAAATACTGTTTCAAAAAGGAGTAGTGCTAAATCATCTGAAGGTGCGCCAAAAAAGTCTAGAAGCAGAATTCTTGGAACGAACATCGTAA
- a CDS encoding universal stress protein — protein sequence MKNILLPTDFSKNAEKALDLALALARKFDAALHIIHTYHVTSHAGHLANVSRVIKEDREKEMQEFIESIKANLTTEVEVTGRCRKGYPVEVIEAEANKVSADLIIMGTLGASNLGKKLMGSTASNLIKNTKFPVLAVPKDTHYSDLNNVVVAIDALTMTVMDTLNPMIDIAQQSKLDIDLVHVSSQQLHTDIDPTIKEYLNKLAINHSYTKIQSDDLLNSILDFAHEKGNSILCLVSRQRNWFENLFHSSISQQIALKSDLPLLVLQEEDSAS from the coding sequence ATGAAAAATATCCTTCTTCCAACTGATTTTTCTAAAAATGCTGAAAAAGCACTAGATCTTGCTTTGGCGCTAGCACGCAAATTTGATGCAGCCTTACACATTATCCATACTTATCATGTTACTTCTCATGCTGGACACCTTGCCAATGTATCTCGTGTCATTAAAGAAGATAGAGAAAAAGAGATGCAAGAGTTTATAGAGAGCATCAAAGCCAATCTTACAACAGAAGTTGAAGTAACAGGACGCTGTAGAAAAGGCTATCCTGTAGAGGTAATAGAAGCTGAAGCCAACAAAGTCTCCGCAGATTTGATTATTATGGGAACCTTAGGGGCTTCTAATTTGGGCAAAAAGCTGATGGGGAGTACCGCTAGTAATTTGATTAAAAATACTAAGTTTCCTGTTTTAGCAGTACCTAAAGATACGCATTATTCCGATTTAAATAATGTTGTAGTAGCAATAGATGCGTTAACCATGACCGTTATGGATACGCTCAACCCAATGATTGATATTGCGCAACAATCCAAACTAGATATTGATCTAGTCCATGTATCAAGTCAACAGCTTCACACGGATATAGATCCAACCATCAAAGAATACCTCAACAAATTAGCCATCAATCATTCTTATACTAAAATACAGTCTGATGATTTGCTAAATAGCATTTTAGATTTTGCGCATGAAAAAGGCAACAGTATTTTGTGTTTGGTTTCTCGTCAACGCAATTGGTTTGAAAACTTATTCCATTCTAGCATAAGCCAACAAATCGCCTTAAAATCTGATTTGCCCTTATTGGTGCTCCAAGAAGAAGACAGTGCTAGCTAG
- a CDS encoding pseudouridine-5'-phosphate glycosidase — MKKYIEISSEVQRAIQNNQPVVALESTIISHGMPFPKNMETALAVEQIVRSNGAIPATIAILNGKFKVGLTQEEVKYLGKAGQKIIKASRRDIPYLLSKKIDGATTVASTMIAAEMAGIKVFATGGIGGVHRGAETSFDVSADLQELAKTNVAVVCAGIKAILDLGLTLEYLETHGVPVIGYQTAELPAFYTQKSGFNVDYRLENATEIAHFLQTKWGMNLQGGVVIANPIPADKQLDYDYMMENIAIAIAEANRLGIKGKESTPFLLAKVKELTTGKSLASNIELVYNNAQLAAQIAVALHSISYK, encoded by the coding sequence ATGAAAAAGTACATAGAGATTAGCTCAGAGGTACAACGGGCTATTCAAAATAATCAACCTGTTGTGGCGTTAGAATCTACTATTATCTCTCATGGAATGCCCTTTCCCAAAAATATGGAAACAGCCCTAGCCGTGGAGCAAATTGTACGTTCTAATGGTGCTATTCCTGCTACAATTGCTATTCTTAATGGTAAATTTAAGGTAGGATTAACTCAAGAAGAAGTGAAATACTTGGGGAAAGCTGGACAAAAAATAATAAAAGCTAGCCGAAGGGATATTCCTTATTTGTTGTCCAAAAAAATAGATGGCGCTACTACTGTTGCTTCTACTATGATTGCGGCAGAAATGGCAGGGATTAAGGTTTTTGCTACAGGAGGAATAGGGGGCGTACATCGTGGTGCTGAGACTTCGTTTGATGTATCGGCAGATTTACAAGAACTAGCTAAAACTAATGTTGCGGTTGTTTGCGCAGGGATAAAAGCAATACTGGATTTAGGGTTAACCTTAGAGTATCTAGAAACACATGGGGTTCCTGTTATTGGTTATCAAACGGCTGAGTTACCTGCTTTTTATACTCAGAAAAGTGGTTTTAACGTAGATTATCGCTTAGAGAATGCAACTGAAATTGCTCATTTTCTTCAAACTAAGTGGGGGATGAACTTGCAAGGAGGCGTTGTAATTGCCAATCCAATTCCTGCGGATAAACAACTGGATTACGATTATATGATGGAGAATATCGCCATTGCAATAGCTGAAGCTAATCGCTTAGGGATAAAAGGAAAAGAAAGTACTCCTTTTTTGTTGGCAAAAGTCAAGGAATTGACCACTGGAAAGAGTTTGGCATCTAATATTGAATTGGTTTATAACAATGCTCAATTAGCAGCCCAAATTGCAGTGGCTTTACACTCAATTTCGTATAAGTAA
- a CDS encoding leucine-rich repeat domain-containing protein codes for MARDQSNIYSQNTLYYNNLGLDTIPKAVFECPKLEKLDLSYNKIKIIPEEIKKLERLRYLDFSNNQLQTIPNGLAKLQALEVLILSNNQLTAFLPVLTQLPKLKVLKLKGNQIQALPDQINALKALVVLDLGFNPLKKLPLTMGELKGLKWLVCTSNHFDIFPEVLLELEQLEQIEKLDLAFRLKLPNSKLELLFKVLRHLKKQKASLEVKKAAFGILFTPNYKGAVANVLPLLLVNYVAFSQAVRAYLINTCAGQLNERSKIAILGKTAWMDLDALEPASISTVVTAATTHIVLGKSITKQMLTSLHDQLFFVSERTALAFLSPKQPTNWLEEHRDKILNLLRSGQNENIALAIQLAKDNALLDDMLTELLMAYTQITAGNTSLRNDLKALFYRRIPNFEQITLPSASFKFYTPNKSEHAIFQGIKNITSQTDAWEGLKIAHYLFDKHGVAYTYLLAYLGEEETQIWLEQFINQNTIVLGRLSKLKELPQSLPAFSHLSKLDLRGCGFRTFPAIDILEQLPHLEEIDLRDNPISFVPRNLFAAVSKYRILLSK; via the coding sequence ATGGCAAGGGATCAATCTAATATTTACAGTCAAAATACATTATATTATAACAACCTAGGGCTAGACACTATCCCTAAGGCTGTTTTTGAATGCCCTAAACTAGAAAAATTAGACCTTAGTTATAATAAGATAAAAATAATACCTGAGGAAATCAAAAAACTAGAGCGGCTAAGGTATTTGGATTTTTCTAACAATCAGCTACAAACAATTCCCAATGGTTTGGCAAAGCTCCAAGCATTAGAAGTCTTGATTTTGTCCAACAATCAATTAACAGCTTTTTTGCCTGTTCTTACACAGTTGCCCAAACTGAAAGTCTTAAAACTAAAGGGAAACCAAATTCAAGCTTTACCAGACCAAATTAATGCATTAAAGGCTTTAGTTGTGCTCGATTTGGGCTTTAATCCACTCAAAAAATTGCCCTTAACGATGGGAGAATTAAAAGGATTAAAATGGTTGGTTTGTACCTCTAATCACTTTGACATTTTTCCAGAGGTCTTGTTAGAACTGGAGCAGTTGGAGCAAATTGAAAAACTGGATTTGGCTTTTCGATTAAAATTGCCAAATTCCAAACTAGAATTGTTATTTAAGGTGCTTCGACATCTTAAAAAACAGAAAGCTAGTTTGGAGGTAAAAAAGGCAGCCTTTGGAATTTTGTTTACCCCAAATTACAAGGGAGCAGTAGCAAATGTTTTGCCTTTGTTGTTGGTTAATTATGTAGCTTTTTCTCAAGCGGTAAGGGCTTATCTTATCAATACTTGTGCTGGTCAACTCAATGAAAGGAGTAAAATTGCTATTTTAGGAAAAACGGCATGGATGGATTTAGATGCTTTAGAGCCAGCATCAATTAGTACGGTTGTCACGGCTGCTACTACCCATATCGTATTGGGCAAATCCATTACGAAGCAGATGTTAACATCCTTGCACGACCAATTGTTTTTTGTCTCGGAGAGAACAGCCCTGGCTTTTTTATCTCCCAAACAACCAACAAATTGGTTGGAGGAGCATCGAGACAAAATTTTAAATTTATTGAGGAGTGGTCAAAATGAAAACATAGCCTTGGCAATACAACTCGCCAAAGACAATGCCTTATTGGACGATATGTTGACTGAATTGCTGATGGCTTATACGCAAATTACGGCAGGCAATACAAGCTTGCGCAATGATTTGAAGGCGTTGTTTTATCGTAGAATTCCCAATTTTGAGCAAATTACACTCCCCAGTGCTTCTTTTAAATTTTATACCCCCAATAAAAGTGAGCATGCTATTTTTCAGGGGATTAAAAATATTACCAGTCAAACCGATGCGTGGGAGGGACTAAAAATTGCCCATTATTTATTTGATAAACATGGTGTTGCTTATACTTACTTGTTGGCTTATTTAGGAGAGGAAGAAACGCAAATTTGGTTAGAACAATTTATAAATCAAAATACGATTGTTCTAGGTAGGCTATCCAAACTAAAGGAATTGCCCCAATCTTTGCCTGCCTTTTCTCATTTGTCAAAATTGGATTTAAGAGGTTGCGGATTCCGAACGTTTCCTGCTATCGATATTCTAGAGCAATTGCCTCATTTAGAGGAAATCGATTTGAGGGATAACCCCATTTCTTTTGTGCCAAGAAATTTGTTTGCAGCAGTGTCAAAATACAGGATATTATTGTCTAAATGA
- a CDS encoding T9SS type A sorting domain-containing protein, whose protein sequence is MKRTTLIGLSILMIYHCSLTKSFAQTKIWGAGATIGNAEGRFQTNFTTTGTTGNYDPTTWTALSIYEDGGATLPGNAYWTRSNLGYSQGVNALDSIPMPSPSQSDGLAIFDSDYLNNSGMGSSLSPHKGLLISPRIDLSGYMDSSLLLRFFSQYRIEELTKWTVSMSVDDGTTWSPELALTLLQDSNTAGWVRAYFPTLTTGIATLDSCRIRFLFEGANYYAMIDDLSVELAPDYDLAIARPNPNSTVLAEQGDYIKICNSRYLSTNNLRHSYNDPIARNQWSWGLRAINYGSKSLYPNDSARIILEIDHLTDFGFYTSSIYSDTIYLDNDTLQAGGENSVVGQKTLGNFNFGWYGSGEYIVKYWVEHLHTDAFDDNDTIYHRLNSNRAFAATVACRKQYYESKARLNPNDDKVLATTAVFPKDSTLVSFEYGALFYNPISALGWSGDEIRIDSVDFRYYLPSNYSGDSSLILAVNLYEFVDDGNGWFDKTSELTQIGIGIVHLTGLGTTQALGTYGMATSDVLVDVVTGGSILDLNKGFYMVSIMQYPSLFGNGVLFNDSTGVWFGADNYNYALNTLSTSPTAIIPQSSFLLTRDSLGNSTINPQGFGLGLTPSIGIYSSSSCYIGTKELESTTIDFSIYPTPTDELLNIEVALKEPSTLQYILTDVKGRVLSITTAKSITAEQRTINVQKLTAGTYYLTLKTEKEAVTKPFVKR, encoded by the coding sequence ATGAAAAGAACAACACTTATTGGATTATCCATATTGATGATCTATCACTGTAGCCTGACAAAATCCTTTGCTCAAACAAAGATTTGGGGAGCAGGGGCTACCATTGGAAATGCAGAAGGGCGATTTCAAACCAATTTTACAACAACAGGAACCACAGGGAACTACGATCCAACCACTTGGACAGCTTTGTCCATTTATGAAGATGGAGGGGCAACGCTACCAGGGAATGCCTATTGGACAAGGAGCAATTTGGGCTATTCACAAGGAGTAAATGCCCTAGATAGTATTCCAATGCCTTCTCCTTCACAGTCAGACGGGCTTGCTATATTTGATTCAGATTATTTGAATAACAGCGGTATGGGAAGCTCATTATCACCACATAAAGGGCTACTTATTTCTCCTAGAATAGATCTAAGTGGTTATATGGACAGCAGCTTATTGCTTCGCTTTTTTTCCCAATACAGAATAGAAGAACTTACTAAATGGACGGTTTCAATGTCTGTGGATGATGGCACAACTTGGTCGCCAGAATTAGCGCTTACTCTATTACAAGATTCCAATACTGCTGGGTGGGTACGAGCTTATTTTCCTACTCTTACCACGGGAATTGCTACTTTAGACAGTTGCCGAATTCGTTTTCTCTTTGAGGGAGCCAATTATTATGCAATGATAGATGATCTATCCGTAGAATTAGCACCCGATTATGATCTTGCCATTGCTCGTCCCAATCCAAATAGTACCGTATTAGCAGAGCAAGGAGATTATATAAAAATCTGCAATAGTCGCTATTTATCAACTAATAATCTGCGGCATAGTTATAACGATCCCATTGCAAGAAATCAGTGGTCTTGGGGCTTAAGAGCCATTAATTATGGCTCAAAAAGCCTTTATCCCAATGATTCAGCTAGAATAATACTAGAAATAGACCATCTGACAGATTTTGGGTTTTATACGTCTTCTATTTATTCCGATACCATTTATTTGGATAACGATACCCTACAAGCAGGAGGTGAAAACAGTGTTGTGGGGCAAAAAACATTGGGCAATTTTAATTTTGGATGGTATGGATCGGGGGAGTATATTGTGAAATATTGGGTAGAGCATTTGCACACCGATGCCTTTGATGATAACGACACCATTTATCATCGGCTGAATTCTAATCGTGCCTTTGCTGCTACAGTGGCTTGTCGCAAGCAATATTATGAGTCAAAGGCTAGGCTAAATCCCAACGATGACAAAGTATTGGCGACTACTGCTGTTTTTCCGAAAGACAGCACCTTGGTTTCTTTTGAATATGGTGCCTTGTTTTACAATCCTATTAGCGCTTTGGGCTGGTCAGGTGATGAAATTAGAATTGATTCGGTCGATTTTCGGTATTATCTTCCTTCAAATTATAGTGGTGATAGTTCTTTGATTTTAGCGGTCAATCTTTATGAATTTGTAGACGATGGGAATGGCTGGTTTGATAAAACATCAGAACTAACCCAAATTGGGATAGGAATTGTTCATCTGACTGGATTGGGGACAACACAGGCGTTGGGAACTTATGGAATGGCTACTTCTGATGTATTGGTGGATGTTGTAACAGGTGGTTCAATTTTAGATTTGAACAAGGGTTTTTACATGGTTTCTATTATGCAGTATCCCTCCTTATTTGGGAATGGGGTTTTATTTAACGATAGTACAGGAGTTTGGTTTGGAGCTGACAATTATAATTATGCTCTAAATACCCTTTCGACAAGCCCAACAGCAATTATTCCACAGTCTTCATTTTTATTAACAAGGGATTCTTTAGGGAATAGTACAATCAATCCACAGGGATTTGGTCTGGGCTTAACTCCTTCAATTGGTATTTATAGTAGTTCGTCTTGCTATATTGGAACAAAGGAATTGGAATCAACAACGATCGATTTTTCTATTTATCCAACGCCTACGGATGAGCTGTTAAATATAGAGGTGGCATTAAAAGAACCCAGTACATTACAATATATTCTTACGGATGTAAAAGGAAGGGTTCTTTCTATAACAACTGCCAAAAGTATAACGGCGGAACAGCGAACAATCAATGTTCAAAAATTAACAGCAGGAACCTATTATCTGACCCTAAAAACAGAAAAAGAAGCAGTAACCAAACCTTTTGTAAAGCGATGA